Proteins encoded by one window of Novosphingobium sp. P6W:
- a CDS encoding DUF6429 family protein, whose product MEEQDIDTDRIDEAVLALMFLTLHDLDRMSGTCRAWKSFDWGALGRLYEQGLIHNPVGKAKSVVLTSTGRERCEQLFQGLFCASRKPSV is encoded by the coding sequence ATGGAAGAGCAGGATATAGACACCGACCGGATTGATGAGGCGGTCCTGGCTCTGATGTTTTTGACGCTGCACGACCTGGATCGGATGTCAGGGACCTGTCGAGCCTGGAAGTCCTTTGACTGGGGCGCACTGGGACGCTTGTACGAGCAAGGATTGATCCACAATCCCGTGGGCAAGGCGAAGTCGGTAGTGTTGACCTCAACCGGCCGTGAGCGCTGCGAGCAGCTATTTCAGGGACTGTTCTGCGCAAGCCGCAAGCCCTCGGTCTAA
- a CDS encoding IS3 family transposase (programmed frameshift) has product MSKTTNKFAPEVRERAIRMVLDHEGDHPSRWAAVTSVAEKIGCSGHTLLEWVKKAEVDSGKRGGVPTETAEKLKALEREVRELRQANEILRKASAYFCPGGARPPVQTMIDFIDEHRDAYGVEPICRVLPIAPSTYHERVAQRRDPVRQTARVKRDKALKPEVLRVFAENFGVYGVRKVWRQMKREGFEVARCTVERLMRDLGLQGVIRGKPVRTTISDKAASCPLDQVNRQFHAPAPNMLWVSDFTYVATWAGFVYVAFVIDVYARYIVGWRVSRSAHASFVLDALEQAIHERRPVHRGGLIHHSDRGSQYVSIKYTERLAEAGIEPSVGSVGDSYDNALAETINGLYKAEVIHRRGPWRSFEAVEYATLEWVDWFNNRRLLEPIGNIPPVEAEQRYYDMLDDIPVAA; this is encoded by the exons ATGAGCAAGACTACAAACAAGTTTGCGCCTGAGGTTCGTGAGCGAGCGATCCGGATGGTTTTGGATCACGAGGGTGATCATCCTTCCCGCTGGGCGGCAGTCACATCGGTGGCCGAGAAGATCGGCTGCTCCGGCCATACTTTGCTCGAATGGGTAAAGAAGGCCGAGGTGGACAGCGGTAAGCGAGGCGGCGTGCCGACGGAAACTGCCGAGAAGCTAAAAGCTTTGGAGCGCGAGGTTCGCGAACTGCGGCAGGCGAATGAGATCCTTCGCAAGGCGTCGGCATATT TTTGCCCAGGCGGAGCTCGACCGCCCGTTCAAACGATGATCGATTTTATCGACGAACATCGGGATGCTTATGGGGTCGAGCCGATCTGCCGGGTCCTGCCGATCGCCCCATCAACCTATCATGAGCGTGTCGCCCAGCGCCGGGATCCGGTGCGGCAAACTGCCCGCGTCAAACGCGACAAAGCTCTCAAACCTGAAGTCCTGCGCGTCTTCGCCGAGAACTTCGGGGTGTATGGCGTACGCAAGGTTTGGCGGCAGATGAAGCGCGAAGGTTTCGAGGTGGCGCGCTGCACAGTGGAGCGGCTCATGCGCGATCTGGGCCTGCAGGGGGTGATCCGAGGCAAACCGGTGCGGACCACGATCAGCGACAAGGCGGCATCGTGCCCTCTCGACCAGGTCAATCGCCAGTTCCACGCCCCGGCGCCGAACATGCTCTGGGTTTCCGACTTTACTTATGTCGCAACTTGGGCAGGCTTCGTCTACGTCGCCTTCGTAATCGACGTCTACGCCCGCTACATCGTTGGATGGCGGGTCAGCCGGTCCGCACATGCCAGCTTCGTTCTCGATGCGCTGGAGCAGGCTATCCATGAACGTCGCCCCGTTCACCGAGGCGGGCTCATTCACCATAGCGACCGCGGATCGCAATACGTATCTATTAAGTACACCGAGCGCCTCGCTGAAGCGGGCATCGAACCGTCGGTCGGCAGCGTCGGTGACAGCTACGACAACGCTTTAGCCGAGACAATCAACGGCCTCTACAAAGCTGAGGTAATCCACCGCAGAGGGCCTTGGCGGTCGTTCGAGGCCGTCGAATACGCCACGCTGGAATGGGTCGATTGGTTTAACAACCGGCGGCTCTTGGAGCCCATCGGGAACATCCCGCCGGTCGAAGCCGAGCAACGATATTACGATATGCTGGACGATATCCCAGTGGCAGCTTAA
- a CDS encoding glycosyltransferase family 2 protein has protein sequence MSDNNIAVIILTYNEEKHLERAMRSVSSFSNEILVVDSFSTDRTVEIAKAFGARVLQRRFDNQARQFNWALDCSNLQSDWILRLDADEIIESDLAEEITKRLPFLSHEVVGINLKRKHIFLDRWIRHGGRYPLLMLRLWRRGHGRVEDRWMDEHVVVSDGYTVTLNGGFLDHNLNDLGYFTEKHNKYATREAIEILNQRYNLFTAQPSLTAKGSSFQATLKRFVKERIYNFVPFPISSLFYFLYRYVLQLGFLDGGPGIIYHFLQGFWYRFLVGAKVFEYNLVLRTYSSRHERIRALERLTGYSLGADI, from the coding sequence ATGAGCGATAATAATATCGCTGTCATTATCCTCACTTATAATGAGGAAAAACATCTCGAACGAGCAATGCGGTCAGTTTCGTCGTTTTCGAATGAAATATTGGTCGTCGACTCTTTTTCTACCGATCGAACCGTCGAAATTGCGAAGGCATTTGGCGCACGTGTTTTGCAGCGGAGGTTTGATAACCAAGCGCGCCAATTCAATTGGGCACTAGATTGTTCTAACCTCCAGTCTGACTGGATTTTGCGTCTGGATGCCGACGAAATCATTGAGTCGGATTTAGCCGAAGAAATTACTAAAAGGCTTCCCTTTCTTTCGCACGAAGTTGTTGGAATAAATCTAAAGCGGAAACATATTTTCCTTGACCGTTGGATCCGGCACGGAGGTCGCTATCCACTTCTGATGCTTCGTTTATGGCGACGCGGCCATGGACGTGTCGAAGATCGCTGGATGGATGAACATGTTGTCGTTTCCGATGGGTACACTGTTACGTTAAATGGAGGATTCCTAGATCATAATTTAAACGATTTAGGATATTTCACTGAAAAACATAATAAATATGCTACTCGGGAAGCGATCGAAATTCTCAATCAACGTTATAATCTGTTTACTGCTCAACCTTCTTTGACCGCTAAAGGTTCGTCATTTCAAGCTACATTAAAGCGGTTTGTTAAGGAAAGAATTTACAACTTCGTTCCTTTTCCAATTTCGTCTTTATTTTATTTCTTATATAGATACGTTTTGCAGTTAGGATTTTTAGACGGGGGGCCGGGAATCATATATCACTTTCTTCAGGGATTTTGGTATAGATTTTTGGTCGGCGCAAAAGTATTTGAGTACAACTTGGTTTTGCGTACCTATTCGTCTCGACATGAACGAATACGCGCGCTCGAAAGATTGACCGGATATTCGCTGGGCGCAGATATTTAA
- a CDS encoding Rmf/CrpP family protein, which translates to MLHSSNLIHQIVGACLGDLLEARHSGFNAARRGQPTSSNPYKAARKRIAWIGGYSEARARTTDLISAVPSPR; encoded by the coding sequence GTGCTGCATAGCAGCAATCTTATTCACCAAATCGTGGGGGCATGTTTGGGTGACTTACTGGAAGCGCGTCATTCGGGTTTCAACGCCGCTAGAAGAGGGCAACCTACCAGCAGCAATCCCTATAAAGCTGCTCGCAAACGCATTGCATGGATCGGAGGCTACAGCGAGGCGCGGGCTCGCACCACCGATCTAATCTCCGCTGTGCCCAGCCCGCGATGA
- a CDS encoding IS4 family transposase, whose protein sequence is MSLDGSTFDVADETVNEAAFGRPGASRGSSAFPQIRFVALVENGTHIVFASKMADYATHEITLAKTVVAALDKDMLCLADRAFFGFALWTQAQENGADLLWRIRKNLRLSPDKRLADGSYLSRIYASQWDFRHKTNGVVVRIIDYALDGVADAEPVYRLATTILDPEQAPAQELAALYQERWEIETAFGELKTHLRGAQIVLRSKTPDLVRQEFYGLLMAHFAIRSLIHEAALKVDEDPDRLSFITPFASYGERSRLRPLFPPRRRQAAHDAMLAEILDERLPPRRGRRNPRGVKRKMSSFPLRRRGDPSPTAVNLAMAIRIIK, encoded by the coding sequence GTGAGCCTGGACGGCAGCACATTCGATGTTGCCGACGAGACGGTCAACGAAGCGGCCTTTGGGCGCCCTGGCGCGAGCCGGGGCAGCAGCGCCTTTCCGCAGATCCGGTTTGTCGCGCTGGTGGAGAATGGCACCCATATCGTGTTCGCCTCGAAGATGGCGGATTATGCCACCCACGAGATCACTCTGGCCAAGACCGTGGTTGCCGCGCTGGACAAAGACATGCTGTGCTTGGCGGATCGCGCGTTCTTCGGGTTCGCGCTGTGGACACAAGCCCAAGAGAATGGCGCAGATCTGCTATGGCGTATCAGGAAGAACCTGCGGCTGTCGCCTGATAAGCGCTTGGCCGATGGTTCATATCTAAGTCGCATCTATGCCTCACAGTGGGACTTTCGGCACAAAACCAATGGCGTAGTGGTGCGCATCATCGATTACGCGCTCGACGGCGTTGCCGATGCCGAACCGGTCTACCGTCTGGCCACCACCATCCTCGATCCCGAGCAGGCGCCAGCGCAGGAGCTGGCCGCACTTTACCAGGAGCGATGGGAAATCGAGACGGCTTTTGGTGAGCTCAAAACCCATTTGCGCGGCGCCCAGATCGTTTTGCGCTCCAAGACCCCCGATCTCGTCCGCCAGGAGTTCTACGGCTTGCTCATGGCGCATTTTGCAATCCGCAGCCTGATCCACGAGGCGGCCCTCAAGGTCGATGAAGACCCGGACCGACTCTCATTCATCACGCCGTTCGCGTCATACGGCGAAAGATCCAGGCTCCGGCCACTTTTTCCCCCTCGGCGACGTCAGGCAGCGCATGACGCCATGCTGGCCGAAATCCTCGACGAACGCCTTCCGCCGCGTCGCGGACGGCGCAATCCACGCGGCGTCAAACGAAAGATGAGCTCCTTCCCGCTCCGTCGACGAGGCGATCCCTCGCCCACCGCAGTCAACCTCGCCATGGCAATCCGTATTATTAAGTGA
- a CDS encoding right-handed parallel beta-helix repeat-containing protein, whose protein sequence is MNFSVRTWRALAIFGIAALAGSSILASGYVLLDGGHGPAGDGARSVAVTGQRLLRAFGAIGDGRTDDTAALQKAFDTAAGQCLDGEGRTFLVSGSLRAGSDLCLKHVRIVQAPARSTTRAFIAGACAMTVDPEAVIDCHDAPIASRDTEALRTYTQTRTLFIRPARSGAALRVHLQDVTINRGDDPRSGSRADAAGIWIENATEVLLDTVTITGAGKGYGLMIAHSRNVMVRGLYIHDLVWAPYDGDTPLSLARVQQEGWNRPMVRELRPSLKGGKGFGFGGTRVQEQLVGLMIAGSRQVTLRDTRIDGCQARFAEGDVPWQADGINISQDSRDVSIEGDTLVRNTWEGIDIAGTGIGAGASNLRITGASITDSFAFGIKLGHRLTDVRVRDTRISGAGLAGVVLYGPIDGIVLEGLRIDMADRRRVPLAEWPATKVGILIDRSGEGVPRNLRLSDIAVSGGGSCTAGVQDRAGVRPEIADLRISGCAARYATSD, encoded by the coding sequence ATGAATTTCTCTGTACGGACCTGGCGCGCATTGGCGATCTTCGGGATCGCGGCTCTTGCGGGCAGTTCCATACTAGCCAGTGGCTATGTCCTGCTCGACGGCGGCCATGGTCCTGCCGGTGACGGCGCAAGGAGCGTTGCGGTTACGGGACAGCGTCTGTTGCGCGCGTTCGGCGCGATTGGCGATGGCCGCACCGATGATACCGCAGCCCTGCAAAAAGCGTTCGACACTGCGGCCGGGCAATGTCTTGATGGAGAAGGCCGCACGTTCCTCGTCAGCGGGTCGCTGCGGGCAGGATCCGACTTGTGCCTGAAGCATGTTCGCATCGTGCAGGCGCCTGCACGATCGACGACGCGTGCCTTCATCGCCGGCGCCTGCGCCATGACGGTCGATCCTGAAGCGGTGATCGATTGCCACGATGCGCCGATAGCCAGTCGCGATACCGAAGCCTTGCGCACCTATACGCAGACGCGCACGCTGTTCATCCGTCCCGCCCGCAGCGGCGCTGCCTTGCGGGTCCATCTCCAGGACGTCACGATCAACAGGGGTGATGACCCGCGTTCCGGTTCGCGCGCCGATGCTGCCGGCATCTGGATCGAAAACGCTACCGAGGTCCTGCTAGACACAGTGACGATCACCGGAGCAGGCAAAGGTTACGGGTTGATGATCGCTCATTCGCGCAACGTGATGGTGCGCGGCCTCTACATTCACGATCTCGTCTGGGCGCCGTACGACGGTGATACCCCGCTGTCGCTTGCACGGGTCCAGCAAGAGGGCTGGAACCGGCCCATGGTGCGCGAACTGCGACCTTCGCTCAAGGGCGGCAAGGGGTTCGGCTTCGGCGGCACGCGGGTGCAGGAACAACTCGTGGGCTTGATGATCGCGGGCTCGCGTCAGGTCACTTTGCGCGACACCAGGATCGATGGATGCCAGGCGCGGTTTGCGGAAGGGGATGTGCCCTGGCAGGCGGACGGCATCAACATCAGCCAGGATTCGCGCGACGTGTCGATCGAAGGCGACACGCTGGTCCGCAATACCTGGGAAGGGATCGACATCGCCGGGACAGGTATTGGCGCGGGAGCCAGCAACCTGCGGATCACCGGGGCAAGCATTACCGACAGCTTCGCCTTCGGGATCAAGCTGGGCCACCGCCTAACCGACGTGCGCGTACGCGATACCAGGATTTCAGGTGCCGGGCTGGCCGGGGTGGTACTTTACGGTCCGATTGACGGGATCGTACTGGAGGGCCTGCGCATCGACATGGCGGACCGGCGGCGTGTGCCGCTCGCCGAATGGCCCGCAACCAAGGTGGGTATTCTGATCGACCGGAGCGGTGAAGGTGTCCCCAGGAACCTTCGCCTCTCCGACATCGCGGTGTCCGGGGGCGGGTCCTGCACCGCCGGTGTCCAAGACCGCGCGGGCGTGCGGCCCGAGATAGCGGACTTACGCATCTCGGGTTGCGCCGCGCGTTATGCGACCAGCGACTGA